CAGAAAGTTTCCCAGAATAAAGAGTCTGATACATACCAACAACATCCGACTTAGGTGAAACTAAACCTTTATATTCAACTGAGAGAACAAAATCATTTTCCTTATCAAGCACTTGGAAACGACTCCCATCTACTTCTTCGGAGACTTTGCCTACAGCAAGCCGAGAAACTGCGTCCCTAATATTAGGCTGCAATCCATCAAGTCCTAACCAGCCAAGCTCCTCAGTAGACCCATTACTGTTAATCCTCTTCAGTTTGAAAGTATTCTTTTTTTTGAGTAACTCACGTTTAATTGCATCAAAATCGCTATCATCAATTCGCACTCTAGGTCTAATGATCTGGTCAACAACTTCAGAGAGAAAGACCTGCTTTTTCAGATATTCTTCAAGCAACCCCACATGCGCCCCACGATTGATTCCTAACGCTTGAAGATGCTTAAGTGCTGCATCATATTTTTGATCAGAAAAAGGAAGTCCAACCCTTTTTGCATACTGGTAACACACTTCCAAGTCTATCATCTGCTCTAAGGCTGCAGAATAAGAGAGGTCAGACTTTTCTCCAAGCATTACAACAAGGTTTTGATAGTTGTGCACATCTTGATTCGAGATGATCACATCCCCAACCATAGCAGCAGTTTTAACTTCAATGGAGTAAGATGGCAAAGAAAAGAAAGAAAGAAGAAAAACAACGCAAATAACTCTAAACATCACACAAATACCTCCTCCAAACGAAGTACCTCATTGTACTTAGCAACTCTCTCTGAGCGACTTAAAGAACCAGCCTTGAGAAAAGCACCTCCACAAGCAACAGCTAGATGTGCTATTGAAACATCCTCGGTCTCCCCTGAACGGTGTGAAATGACTACTTTATATCCGGCTTTTCTAGCTAGTTTTATGCTCTCAATCGTCTCTGTAACGGTACCGACTTGGTTAATTTTCACGAGCACCGCATTGGCAATACCACTTTTTATTCCCTTTTCTATTATCTTAGGATTAGTAACGAAAATATCATCCCCGACTATGTGGATTTTATCAGAAAGCTTTCTTGTCATTACCTGCCAGGACTCCCAATCACTCTCATATAGCGGGTCCTCGATAGAAATAATATCGTACCTTCCTATGATCGCAGAATAGAAATCGACCATTTCGTTCACATTCAGAAATTTTCCATCGATACTATATTTTCCATCTTTGTAAAAAGTCGAAGAGGCCGCATCAAGAGCTATTTTAACGCTCTCTTTATTATCACCGATGGCCTCAGAGAGAAGTCCAAGTGTCTCTTCAGTAGAAGAAAGATCAGGCGCGAAACCACCTTCGTCACCAACATTCGTACTTTTCCCATATTGTTTTAGAAGCGCCTTCAAACGGTGAAAGACCTCTGCTGCCTTTTCCATACTTTCTCTAAAGGAACGATGTCCAACCGGGCAAATCATGAACTCTTGGATTGCCAACATATTATCGGCATGCACACCACCATTTATGATATTTAACATCGGAACGGGAGGAACATATACAAAATCGTCACCCTCGCTGGTGAGTAAGTTATGGAAAACAATACACAAAGGAATGCCCTTAACACTTGCATTTG
This genomic window from Neorickettsia risticii str. Illinois contains:
- the eno gene encoding phosphopyruvate hydratase, giving the protein MHHIQKVKAREVFNSRGWPTIEVEVTTSCGRVGCAIAPSGASKGVLEACELLDGDKARLSGRGVLRAVENVHTIIAPAIMGKSVAAQAEIDSLLIQLDGTTNKSVLGANAITAVSLAVAKANASVKGIPLCIVFHNLLTSEGDDFVYVPPVPMLNIINGGVHADNMLAIQEFMICPVGHRSFRESMEKAAEVFHRLKALLKQYGKSTNVGDEGGFAPDLSSTEETLGLLSEAIGDNKESVKIALDAASSTFYKDGKYSIDGKFLNVNEMVDFYSAIIGRYDIISIEDPLYESDWESWQVMTRKLSDKIHIVGDDIFVTNPKIIEKGIKSGIANAVLVKINQVGTVTETIESIKLARKAGYKVVISHRSGETEDVSIAHLAVACGGAFLKAGSLSRSERVAKYNEVLRLEEVFV